One Bythopirellula goksoeyrii genomic window, CATTTCAGGATTTTGGCTTTGTGGGATGCTCCTAGCGGGGCATAATGTCGCGAGTTTCTTCGCTCCGTCCCAGGGGGGACATGCTCTGACAAAGTCGTTGGTCGTGGTCGGCAATCTGTACTGCGTTTACTTTGCTGTTGGAGGCGTTGTTCTACTCATCTCAACGCTGAGCAATGTCAGGGGGCGAGCGATGGCCACGGCTTTCGGGTTGGTGGTGGCTTCGTTTTTACTCAACTTCCTGATTCAATTCTGGCCAGAAATCGACTTCCTGGGCACACTGGGGATCCTGAGCTACTATCGCCCCGCTAATATTTTGGCCACCGGCGAAGTACCCGTCGGCGATATGCTGACGCTCCTTGCCATCGGATCGATTGCGTGGGTCGTGGGACTGATAGTCTTTCGTCGGCGAAACATTTGCACTCTCTGAGCGATATCTCACAGGCAATTCTGGTATTTTGTGCTGGTAACTTCGCTCTTCTGTTGGTAACTTTCTTTGTGGATTGTCCAGTATTTTGCTACTCCCATGTGAATGGCAATCAGGAATCTGATCAACCCTCTACAACTTGCTCTAATCAGGAGTTCTTGCCGTGGCCAGTGTTCGAACGCGACTCTCAATCATGATGTTTCTCCAGTTTTTTATCTGGGGGGCTTGGTATGTGACGGTCGGCAACTACATGACGGCCCATGGCATGTTTGATTATGTCTCTTGGGCTTATACCGTGGGGCCAATTGCCGCGATTATCTCACCGGTATTCTTGGGAATGATTGCCGATCGTTTCTTTGCTACGGAACGCGTTCTCGCCACCATGCACTTGATTGGTGCCTTGAGCATGTTCGCCGTTCCTATGGCGGCAGAAGCTGGACCAGGGTACATGATTGCCATGCTGATGATCCACATGTTGGCATACATGCCAACTCTGGGACTCACCAATACCCTCGCATTTCACAACATTGTCGATCAGGAGCGAGACTTCCCTTTGATACGCGTGTTCGGCACAATCGGGTGGATCGCGGCAAACTGGGTCGTGAGCAAATGGCTTCATGGCGACAAGGAGGCAGTTCAATTCTATGTGACCGGAATCGCCAGCATAGCATTGGCGGCTTTCAGCTTAACACTGCCCCACACTCCACCTCCGGCGGCAGGAAAGAAAGTAACTCTCGGCGAAATCTTCGGCGTCGACGCGTTGGCGCTACTCAAAGAATGGCCATTTATGGTGTTCATACTCGGTTCATTCCTTATCTGTATCCCCCTGGCAGCCTATTACGCTTTTGCACCCGTGTTTGTCGAGAAGATCGGATTTGAAGATGTGGCGTTCGCGATGTCCTTTGGGCAGATCTCAGAAATCGTGTTCATGTTGTCGATGCCATTGTTTTTCCGCCGGCTCGGGGTGAAATGGATGCTCTTGGTGGGAATGGCTGCGTGGGTTGCCCGCTACGGCCTGTTCGCAGCGGCAGATGATGGCAACATCAAGTGGATGGTCATGCTGGGAATCTTGCTCCATGGAATTTGCTACGATTTCTTCTTTGTGACAGGGTTCATTTACACCGACAAAAAATGCTCCAAAGAAATTCGTGGCCAGGCCCAGGGACTCTTGGTGCTGGTAACTCAGGGACTTGGCCTCGGCATCGGAGCGCAAGTCGTCGGGAGATTGGTTGCGAACTACACTACTGCCGGAGAACCCCCAGTCACCGATTGGGGAAGCTTCTGGATCGTCCCCGCCGCCATGGCTGGAGTCGTGATGCTGCTGTTCGCGTTCTTGTTTAACGATCGAGCGGTGGAGGAGAAAGTCGAGGCTGAGACAGCAGAATGAAGGTGAAGTTGCGCGAGGCTTACGCCTCCCGCTCGCCTTGGTTCGATTTGCGTGTTAGCAGCGAAACCAGAATCAATGTGGCAAAACCCAAAGGAATCGTCACGATCCCCGGTTGGCTAAATGGCACCAAGGCGTCTTCTGCTGGGAGGCCGTAGACCGCCGAGAAGGTGTCTGCGCTGAGCAATATCCACGCCAGCGAACTGGTCATGCCCACGACCACAGCAGCGATAATACCCTGCTTGGTGACGCCCTTCCAGAACAGCAGCATCACCAGCGAAGGCAAGTTGGCCGAGGCAGCAACGCTAAACGCCCAGCCAACCAGGTAGCTGACATTGAGCTTCTCGAATAGGATACCCAGCACGATGGCAATTACTCCGACAACGACTGAGGTGATCTTGGCGACCCGAACTTGCTCGTGATCGGTAAGCTTGATTCCAGTGAAACATCCAGCCAGATCGTGCGCCACTGCACCAGCAGATGCCAGAATTAGACCGCTTACGGTGCCCAACACTGTTGTGAAAGCGATGGCAGAAATAATGGCAAATAGCAACTCGCTCATGCTTTTTGCCAAGAGCGGGGCGGCCATGTTGCTGTTGGTCACGTCCATCGCGCCGCTCGTCATTGCTCCCAGACCCATATAGAGCGTCAACACATAAAAGAATCCAATACAACCGATGCCGACAATCGTGCTCTTGCGGGCTGCGGCTTCGTCCTTGACCGTGTAGTAGCGAATAAGGATATGTGGCAATGACGCTGTACCGCAAAAGAGCGCGAGCATCAGTGAGAGGAAGTTTAGCTTCTCAGAAAACTTATCTCCACGGATACCCTTGAATTTTGGATGTTCGCCGGGCCGCAAAACCTGGCTGCCGGGCGTGGGCTTGGGTAAATAGGTCGTGGTTACTGATCCATCCTCAGCAGTAGATTTCGCACTGGTCCACAGCACGACCTCACTTTGCTGCAGGGTGCTAAAGAACTCTAGGGGGCCTAGTGGACCCGTGCTGGCTTCACCGCCGGGTAAACGAACTACGGAGCCAACGGGCCGCAGTGTTGCCTCTCCGGGTCCAGTGCCAAACGGCAAACCGTTGACAATCTCTTTTCCATCGGGAGTGACCGTCACCGTCTGTGGCTCTGGTGTAGTGGGATCAACATCAAATCCTCGCTGAAGAATCATCACGGTGAGCACGGCACTAAAGATCACCAAAAGCGACCCTTTGAGGAACTGCACCCAAGTGGTCGAAACCATGCCCGCAGTGACAACGATGAAGATGACCACCGCGCCGACGATGACTACACCTGCCCAGTGGGGCAAACCCAGCAGCGGTTGCACTAGCACCCCGGCACCGACCATTTGCGGAATAAGATAGAACACGCTCACGGCCAACGTGCTTAGTCCCACCGCCAGCTTGATACCGGGTGAATCAAAACGCGAATTGAGTGCATCGGCAAAGGTAAATTTACCCAGTCGCTTCATCGGCTCGGCAACAACGAAGAGCGCTACGACCCAACCAGCCAGATATCCAATCGAATAGAGAAACCCATCGTAACCATGAAAGGCGATCATTCCGCAGATGCCTAAGAACGACGCAGCCGAGAGGTAATCCCCCGCGAAGGCCACGCCATTCACGAACCAAGGAATCTGCCCATGGGCAGCAAAATAGCCAGCTGAAGATTTGGCCCTACCGCCAAGATAGAAACTTAGCCCTAGTGTGATTCCGACGAACAGAAAGAAAATGGCGACCGCGAGAAACGAAGGCGTGTAAATCACTGCTCTTCCTCCGTTGGTCCACAGAGGGCGCCGTAGATGAGTGCCAGTACAAACGCAGCCATGATCAGGCCAAAACCATACCAAATGGCGACATTCACTCCCATAAAAGGAGTGGCGTCCATCGTGGCGGGCCAAAAGGTATTTAGAAGTACGAAGCCACCATAAAGCAACAGGTACAAAGAGAACAACGCCAGGCCAATCCGCGAATTTCGAGAGTTCATGGGCATGATTGAGGAGGATTACGTTGAGAAGCCAAAAAGGCTGGACACACAGTGCCCCCAAGATAGCCCAACTGCCGTTCCAATCAAAGAGCCCTCCAGTTGAATCAAACTGTCTGGACCAGATTCGTTCTTAGCCAAAATGATTTTAGCCACGGATGAAACACGGATTGTCACGGATTTGATTGAGGCTCCAATTCTTATCCGTGTTTGATCCGTGTCGATCCGTGGCTAAATATTCTTCCTGACGATCGAAAGCCTTACTCACCTGTCTTTGCAGGTCGTGGGCGACGTTTGGGGCGGCGAGGCTTACTGGAGTTAGCTTGTCCTCCAGATTTCTGCGTACCCGCTTTGGGCGACTTTGGACGCGTAGAACCGGACTGAGGTTTCTTGCCATAGAATTTTCTGCCGGAGGACCTTCTTGGCCGCGGCGAATCTCCTTTCGCTCCGGTATTGGACCTCTCCGGCAGGGCATATTCCGCGTGCGTAACCTCCACATCGATCGCACGGCGAGTAAGCCGCTCGATCTGACGTAGGCGGCCACGCTCTTCACCACCACAGAATGAAGTGGCAATTCCACTGGCACCTGCTCTGCCAGTCCGGCCAATACGATGAACGTAAACCTCCGGGACTTCAGGCAACTCGTAGTTGATAACGTGTGAGACTGAGTTGACATCAAGCCCTCGAGCCGCAATATCGGTGGCAACCAGTACAGGGGGACGATTCGATTTGAACTGCTCCAGAGTACGCGCCCTGGCATTCTGGCTTTTATTGCCATGAATTGCAGCAGCACGAATGCCGTCGCGCACAAGTTGTTTGACGATCTTGTCCGCCCCATGTTTGGTGCGAGCAAAAACCAACGTGCGTTCCCAGGCCGTATTTTGCAGATAATGCGTGAGCATTTGCGGTTTGTGATGCGTGTTGACGAAGAAGACGGATTGTTTGACCGTCTCAACCGGAGAAGAATTCGGAGACACTTGAAGATGCTTTGGATCATCAAGCCACTGCCCTGCCAGTCGCCGGATCGCATCAGGCATGGTTGCAGAAAACATCAAAGTTTGGCGATCATTGGGTACGGCGTCAACAATCCGCTTCAAATCAGGCAAGAAGCCCATGTCGAGCATTTGGTCGGCTTCGTCAAGTATCAGGATTTCCACCTGTTTCAGATCAACATGTCCCTGATTCATCAAATCCAACAGACGTCCAGGTGTGGCCACTACGATATCGACACCTTTCTGCAAGGCGCGAACCTGGGGATTCTGGTTCACTCCGCCGTAGATGGTGGTTGTGTGCAGCTGCGTGAATTTTCCGTACTTGGCAAAGCTCGCGGTGACTTGCACGGCCAGTTCACGCGTAGGTGCCAAAACCAACGAGCGGATCGGTCGCTTGCGGAGTTTTGTGCGTTTGTCACCGGCCAACGCATGGAGGGTTGGTAATGCAAACGCTGCCGTCTTGCCCGTACCAGTTTGGGCACAGCCCATGAGGTCGTGACCTTCAAGTACGATGGGAATCGCCTGGGCCTGGATGGGAGTAGCTGTCTCATAGCCTTCGCCACAAATCGCACGGAGCAAGTACTGAGACAAACCTAAATCTTCAAACTTCATCAAACAGTTCTCTCTTTCAGAGGATACAGTGCGAGCGCAAAGGCAGTACTCTGCCAGGGTGGGCGCTCGACTAGGTGGGTTGTTTTAAACGCCCAACATGCCGCGGACGTTGTAGGGGTTTAGCTCGACCAACGTTGCAGCGATTGCGCAGAGCATTCCTGTGCTAATCAGCTCAACTAGTGGGAGGCTCGCGATACAGATTTCCCATTCGAGAAAATACTGCAGGGGCCTCAGGAGCAAGAGAATCAGTCGCGGTCGGAGAGCAAGATACCAGGGCGGAAACTAAACGTTCGCCCAAGAGACCGCTACAGTCGATTTTGAATGATCCGGAGACGGACTAGCCGCCCCGGTCTCGCGCCTTCATAACTATCGGCAGCGTAAGTGTAGCAGAATGGGGTAGAGAGTCAATAGTTGCCCGGAGCTAGCGTTTGTTGGAGTATGAAGTACTGTGGCCGTTCAGACCTCATTTTCAAGGGTTGTTCTAGCTGTTATACGGCAAATAAAATGACAATTAATTACTAACTTCCCGACGTAATGTGAGCCTATTCCATTGGCGCTGACTCTTCCACAGACGAGTCACTCTCATGATCTTTGATCTCTACGATCCCTTCTTTTCGCTTACGGCGACGCTCACGCTTTTCCTCATTTTTCCGCTTTTTTTCCATTTCACGACGCATCTTTTCAAAGGTGTTTTGGTTTTTGGCCATTTACGATCCTGGGTTGAAGTTCGAATTGAGTAGGGGATTCAAGTCAGCAAATGACTTGGCGGATTCCCTGCCAATCACGAACTGATACGTCATATCAGTGCCCATTGTATCGGCCCCCTGGGGTTCTAGGAACCTTTGAATAGTAGAAACCCTTTTGCAGAGGTTGGGGATGGCTTGGCCAGGAATGCTTGCTTGGGAGGGGGAACACTGCACTGCCAGGACGTCATACTAGAAACAGAGGCCACTTAATTTCAGGTATTTTTGAAAGTCAGAGAAGGTTTATCGACTCTCAGGCCTCAAACACGCTACAATAGGAAGTGGTAAAAGGAAAGCAAAGGCGACGCAAGATGCTTTGCTGGGGGTTTGTCGACATAGTTAATTAGAATCATATCTAGTTACCAAATGTCGACTCTATTCACTAGCGTTCTTCTTAACTCGACCATTGGTTAGTTTGGCATCGTATTGCCAGTCCTGTTCCGATGGTTGGTCCATTGTTGGCTCAACTTGCTTTCCTCCTTACGCCGCTCCACAGTGGGGCGGCATTAGCTGGGCCGTACGTGTACTGCACGGTGCGTCGGCCGGGTTCTATTTCGTTCTGCGTGCAAGGAGTGATGCGAAGTGTCGCAAGGTACTATTAAGAAGTTGACTGAAAAGGGTTTTGGATTCATCGAGGGCGAGCGGGGAGATATCTTCTTCCACAGTTCTGCTGTCGAAGGTGAAGGCTATGAGAGCCTCCGCGAAGGACAAAAAGTAGAGTACACGGAAGGACAGGGCCCCAAGGGGGCACGTGCGGAAAACGTTAAGGTCTTGGCCTAAGACCCGCATGAAAGCTGCCAGAATCATTTCTGGCACAAGAAACTCTCGGTCGCCCGGTGGCTGAAAGCCACCGGGCGGCTTTATTTTAGCCGCGCCGGCTGGCAAGTCGCGTAGCGGTTTGCATGATGCTTTGGCAACGTGCGAAGAAAGTAGTGCGATCATGGAGAACAACACCAAACCCCTTCCTCTTAACACGACCACGCATGGTAAGACTTGCCCAATTTGCGGCAAGAACTCCTATTCACCTGCCGGCATACATCCCCAGTGTGCTATTCAGCAAGCCGACGCCCCACGTCAAAAGAAACTGGCCGACGAAAAACGTGCCAGAAAGCTCCGTGAGGAATCCAGCAAAGCTGTGACCGCTAAACGGTAGTCCGTTTTTGTAGCTGCGCTAGTCAGCACGTGAAATGAACCGCTCAGGCAAGCGGGGCATCGCTTCGTTCCACGACGGCACTTAGATAGAGCAAAGTCGAGCCGGTGTCTTTGGATAAATCCTGATGACGGAGCATGCCGAGTGCTTCGCGCATGACGTCTCGGCGGCTCACTTGTCCCACGAGTACACCATCTTCCAGCACGGGAAGCCGTCGATAATTCGTTAGCAAGAATACCTGAGCCATCGACAAGAGGTGGGTATCCGCTTCGATAGTCATTGCCTCGGTGTTCATGAACATCCGCACTTGGTTACTCGGCAGTTGTTCATAGGCTGCATCCAAGAGAACCTGCATGCTGCACTTTTCAGAAAAAACACCTAAATAGTTTCCGAATGGATCAACGACAGGCGCTCCGGAGATTCGCTTCTTGAGCAAGAGCTCTACAGCTTCAATAACATCCATGTCTGGGCTGAGTGTAACCAGCCTGGTAGTCATGCAATCGCGAGCGGTAATTTCACACATGGCTTGATGCTCCGCAGGGCCTTCATTATCGGCAACTAAGAACTAAGAAATAGAAAAACAGAAAAGTGTTGAACACCAACCAGCTTAACATCCGGATCATCTAGATTGCTAGTTGAAAAAGCAAGAAACGAGTTGTGAAAGATTTCACAACCTCCACTTCGTGAAACTTTTCACATTGTTGAATAGCTCGCCGAGTCGATATCGACTCCCATACCACAAGGGAGAGGATTCGTCGCGGTATGGAAGAATTACGACTCGGGGAGTCGTGCTTCTTTACAGTCCTGCGTTGAGCTCTTTGAGATCAGCCGGTAGGAAATGGCCATCTTTGCGGATCAGTTCGTCATCGAACCAGATATCCCCACCGCCATAATCTGCGCGTTGAATGAGCACTAGATCCCAGTGAATTCGACTATTGTTGCCGTTGTCGGCTTCTTCGTAGGCCTGCCCTGGAGTGAGGTGAAAGCTGCCGCCGATCTTTTCGTCGAACAGTGTATCGAGCATCGGTTCACGGACGCGATTGTTTGTCCCGAGCGACCACTCACCGCAGTAGCGGGCTCCTTCATCGGAATCGAGTATGGCATTGATGCGTTCGGTGTCGCTTGACTCGGCTCGAATGATCTTGCCGTCTTTGAACTCGAATTCGATGTCACTGAACACAGTCCCCTGATAGCGCGACTGAGTGTTGAAGCGGATTATGCCATTGATACTATCGCGGACCGGCGCGGTAAAGACTTCCCCATCAGGAATGTTGCGTTCGCCATTGCAGGGAATTACGGGGATATCCTTGATCGAGAATTCCAACGCCGTCCCCGGGGCAGTGATACGCACTCGATCAGCGGCCTGCATGCGGGCTACTAGCGGTTCTTGGGCTTTCCCCATCGCCTTGTAGTCGGCAGTACATACATCGAAGAAAAAATCCTCGAAGGCCGAGGTGCTCTTGTTGGCAGCCTGCGCGAAAGAATCCGTGGGATACCGCAAAACCACCCACTTTGTATCCGGCACTCGAACAGCCCCGTGAACTTGCTTCCACCAATGTTGCTGAAACAAGTCCATCCGATCATGGGGCACGTCGGCAAACTGGCTACTGTTGTACGCACCACGGATACCAACATAGGCCTGTACCGATTTCATGCGGGCACCCTCGAATTCAGCCGCAGCCTTCATGCTCGCTTCGGTCGCCGTGCGATAGAGGGACCGCAGAATGGCATTGTTCTTCCAACTGACCAGTGGTACCGCCCCGCGCTCGGCAGCACCCTCCACCAAGGCCGTAACCAAATTCGGCTCTGGCAAATCAAACGCCTCGATCAAGATGTGTTCTCCCGACTTCAGAGAACAACTATGATCGAGCAACAAATTGGCAAGCTTATCAATTCGTGAATCATGCATAGGAAGTGAGTGGCTAGTAGTTAGTGGCAGGGATCACACACACGCAAAAGGGCCGCGAGTCTACGGCCGCTGGTCTTCAGTCCCAAATATCATCCCTCTACATCACGTCTAGCACAAGGTAGAATAGTGATATCGACATTGATTCTTGACGATAAGGAATAAAGATGACTTCAGAAACACAACCCGGCGACGAACACGAAGCATCGTTTGCTGAGACTGCGCTTAAACTCGGCGGCAAGAGTTCCGACGAAGCCCGCCGCACGGGGGCGATCGACAAGGCCGACGACCAAGTCGAAGCCCTCTTTGCCCCGCAATATCAGACGGTGAACTCTCCCGCACACCGTGCCGTGTGGGATCGTGGAGTGCCGGTAGAGCTTTTTCAGAGTACTACTGTTACTCTAAGCGCCGACATCCAGCGGGTGATGGACGACTCGGTCACCCTAGTCCGGAAACATCGCTCTGCCAATACCTTGCTTGACGAACAGGGCAAGATTACCGAAGCCGTGATGCAGGAACTTGCTTCGGTCGGCTACTGGGGTCTTTTGGTCGACAAAGAATTCGGTGGCTCTGGAACTCCTTTTGCGGAGTTCGCGCCGTTTTTGACTCGCATGGCCATGGCCGATCCCACCATTGCCGGCCTGGCGTCGGTTCACGGATGCATCGGGGCAGTGGACCCCGTGCGCACATTTGGCACTGCAGAACAAAAACAGCGATTCTTGCCGGGACTGGCCGATGGATCGCGGCTCAGTGCGTTTGCTCTCACCGAGCCCTGTGCGGGAAGCGACCTCACTGCACTCCGAACTTGCGCGGTTCTTGATGGCGACGACTATGTCGTTAACGGTGAGAAGCTTTTTATCACCAATGTCGTTCCGGGACGCACCATCGGCTTGGTATGCTTGATCGAGAATCGCCCTGCCGTATTGATCGTTGATTTGCCGAAGACTGAAAACGAGCATTTCCAACTCCGTAAGTACGGCCTGTGGGCGCTCAAGCAGACTTATAACCGAGGAATTATTTTCAATGATTTCCATGTCCCTGCCGAGAATCTGCTTCAGCCGACTCGTGGCGACGGGCTTACGATTGCATATCACGGGTTAAACCTGGGAAGGGTAGCCCTTTGTGCCAATGCTGCGGGCACGATGCGGATTATGCTCGCGAGCATGATCCCTTGGGCTAATTTCCGCGTCACATACAGCGAACCCATTGCCCGGCGCGAACTTGTGCAGCGACGAATGGCCCAAATGGCAGGACTCATCACAGCCTGCGATGCCCTAGTGGCGTGGTGTGCTGGACTGATCGACCGGGGTTATCGTGGCGAGATGGAATGCATCATCGCCAAGATTTTCGGTAGCGAAGCCCAGAAACACGCAGCGATCGAACTGTTCATGAAAACTCATGGTGGCCGCTCGTTCCTCCATGGGCACCTGTTGGGTGACAATGTGCACGAATATCTTGCCCCATGTATCTACGAAGGTGAGGGAGAAATGCTTGGCATGGCCTTCTTCAAATCGCTTGTAAAACACCACGGGAAAACCTATTTCGAACCGGTTGGCAAAGCACTTGCTGCTGCGGGCATTAAGAAAATGAACCCGCTGAACCCGGCCCATATTTGGGCTCTCAAGAGCGTGGCGTTTCCCTATCTGAAATGGCTCGTCGCACGCCGCCTTTTGCCGACTGCCAAGAGTGAACTACCCACGATGCCCCCCGTCCTTGCTCGCCATGCGGAATTCGCCTGCAACGCATTGCAAGACATGGCACTAGAAATCTCCAACACGATGAGCAAATTTCAATTGTCGCTCGCCGACCGGCAATGCCGCATGGCTGAGCTCTCATTGCGTTGCCAGAGCCTAATCACGGTGCTTTGCACTGCTCTGTACGGAGCGCGCCAAAGTGACGAAATAGTTCGTGATGCGGCTAATGTATTCTGTCAGGAACAGATACAGCAATACACAGGTCGCCGCCCGTCGAATGCCTACTACCGCCAGGTGACTGAGTTGGGTGCAGCGATAGCCGATGGAAAATTCCAGAGCATCGCAGGACTTGATCCGGATGAGATCCTGATGAAGTATGAAAAGCAATAAGGCCGACTTTTGGCTCTATTGCTTCGCGACACTTGCCTTAAATGGCAGTGCCAAGACTGCCCCTGCGATGAAACCTCCGATATGTGCTCCGTAGGCGACCCCCGTCTGATCTCCTCCAAGCAATCCCAAACCACTGACTATTTGGAAAGCAAACCAGAATCCCACCGCAACAAAGCCAGGAACATCGGTCACAAAACGGATCAAGAGAACCAACACCTTTCGATGCGGATGCAACACTAGATACGCCCCCATCACTCCTGAGATCGCCCCTGAGGCACCGAGACAGGGGATCAATGCTGACGGGCCCGTCGCACTGACAAAGACATGCGCAAGAGAAGCCAAAACACCGCATAGCAGATAGAAGACCAGATAACGTACTTTGCCAAGATCATGCTCGATGTTGTCACCAAAGATCCACAGAAACCACATGTTGCCTGCCAGGTGGGCAATTCCTGCGTGCATGAACATCGCTGTAAACAACGTCAGGTAAACCGGAATCGGTGTTGAACGCAATCCGGGAATCGTGACTTCCTGCACCCCGATCGCCGTGTTCATGCGGACCTTTTTGTCTTCAGTCACCACATCATGCCCCGATACAATCTCCGCTGGCACCGTGGAATAGGAAAGCGTGAATTTGTCGTTCTTGCCCATCCCCTGAAACACGACAAAGACCACGACGTTGAGCACGATCAAGATGATGTTCACCAGGGGAAATGATGTACGATCGGCGTTGTCGTCGCTCAGAGGGAATACCATATAGGGCTCTTACTCATCTGGCAGAGATCGGAAATAATCAACTCAGGGAAACCGCATTATCAGATGGGCACAGCCTGAAATACAAGCCGTTTGTCTGACAACTTTCGCACCATGGCAGTTCATTCTACAGACTGATTCCTCGGTAGAATGATAAACTTTTCGGGTTGCTCTCTTTCTTCCGGCATTTGTAAATCCTACATGCCAACTACTTGACTTGCCGCAGCCCGCGAGCGCGCCTGGTCTTAGGGAGCGTGGTATATTTTCACATTCCCCCAATACCAGTAGCTTAGTCGCTTTCTGGCCGCCCCGTTCTCATGGAGGAGACGTTTGCACTTGTGAAAGGCCCGATACGCAACTCTCTGTTTTG contains:
- a CDS encoding ABC transporter permease subunit, with the translated sequence MIRGILRKTLYETWVLHLAFGLALFVVGMLLTMLLPQLEEGLNQFLSTLPFVRTFIQALLGDDFGGNINAETLRAIVWVHPTVLTLLWAQEIVFCTRLPAGEIDRGTIDILLSWPVSRIKLYVSETLVWLISGFWLCGMLLAGHNVASFFAPSQGGHALTKSLVVVGNLYCVYFAVGGVVLLISTLSNVRGRAMATAFGLVVASFLLNFLIQFWPEIDFLGTLGILSYYRPANILATGEVPVGDMLTLLAIGSIAWVVGLIVFRRRNICTL
- a CDS encoding nucleoside permease, translated to MASVRTRLSIMMFLQFFIWGAWYVTVGNYMTAHGMFDYVSWAYTVGPIAAIISPVFLGMIADRFFATERVLATMHLIGALSMFAVPMAAEAGPGYMIAMLMIHMLAYMPTLGLTNTLAFHNIVDQERDFPLIRVFGTIGWIAANWVVSKWLHGDKEAVQFYVTGIASIALAAFSLTLPHTPPPAAGKKVTLGEIFGVDALALLKEWPFMVFILGSFLICIPLAAYYAFAPVFVEKIGFEDVAFAMSFGQISEIVFMLSMPLFFRRLGVKWMLLVGMAAWVARYGLFAAADDGNIKWMVMLGILLHGICYDFFFVTGFIYTDKKCSKEIRGQAQGLLVLVTQGLGLGIGAQVVGRLVANYTTAGEPPVTDWGSFWIVPAAMAGVVMLLFAFLFNDRAVEEKVEAETAE
- a CDS encoding sodium/solute symporter, with the protein product MIYTPSFLAVAIFFLFVGITLGLSFYLGGRAKSSAGYFAAHGQIPWFVNGVAFAGDYLSAASFLGICGMIAFHGYDGFLYSIGYLAGWVVALFVVAEPMKRLGKFTFADALNSRFDSPGIKLAVGLSTLAVSVFYLIPQMVGAGVLVQPLLGLPHWAGVVIVGAVVIFIVVTAGMVSTTWVQFLKGSLLVIFSAVLTVMILQRGFDVDPTTPEPQTVTVTPDGKEIVNGLPFGTGPGEATLRPVGSVVRLPGGEASTGPLGPLEFFSTLQQSEVVLWTSAKSTAEDGSVTTTYLPKPTPGSQVLRPGEHPKFKGIRGDKFSEKLNFLSLMLALFCGTASLPHILIRYYTVKDEAAARKSTIVGIGCIGFFYVLTLYMGLGAMTSGAMDVTNSNMAAPLLAKSMSELLFAIISAIAFTTVLGTVSGLILASAGAVAHDLAGCFTGIKLTDHEQVRVAKITSVVVGVIAIVLGILFEKLNVSYLVGWAFSVAASANLPSLVMLLFWKGVTKQGIIAAVVVGMTSSLAWILLSADTFSAVYGLPAEDALVPFSQPGIVTIPLGFATLILVSLLTRKSNQGEREA
- a CDS encoding DUF485 domain-containing protein, whose amino-acid sequence is MNSRNSRIGLALFSLYLLLYGGFVLLNTFWPATMDATPFMGVNVAIWYGFGLIMAAFVLALIYGALCGPTEEEQ
- a CDS encoding DEAD/DEAH box helicase: MKFEDLGLSQYLLRAICGEGYETATPIQAQAIPIVLEGHDLMGCAQTGTGKTAAFALPTLHALAGDKRTKLRKRPIRSLVLAPTRELAVQVTASFAKYGKFTQLHTTTIYGGVNQNPQVRALQKGVDIVVATPGRLLDLMNQGHVDLKQVEILILDEADQMLDMGFLPDLKRIVDAVPNDRQTLMFSATMPDAIRRLAGQWLDDPKHLQVSPNSSPVETVKQSVFFVNTHHKPQMLTHYLQNTAWERTLVFARTKHGADKIVKQLVRDGIRAAAIHGNKSQNARARTLEQFKSNRPPVLVATDIAARGLDVNSVSHVINYELPEVPEVYVHRIGRTGRAGASGIATSFCGGEERGRLRQIERLTRRAIDVEVTHAEYALPERSNTGAKGDSPRPRRSSGRKFYGKKPQSGSTRPKSPKAGTQKSGGQANSSKPRRPKRRPRPAKTGE
- a CDS encoding cold-shock protein, with product MSQGTIKKLTEKGFGFIEGERGDIFFHSSAVEGEGYESLREGQKVEYTEGQGPKGARAENVKVLA
- a CDS encoding CBS domain-containing protein — encoded protein: MCEITARDCMTTRLVTLSPDMDVIEAVELLLKKRISGAPVVDPFGNYLGVFSEKCSMQVLLDAAYEQLPSNQVRMFMNTEAMTIEADTHLLSMAQVFLLTNYRRLPVLEDGVLVGQVSRRDVMREALGMLRHQDLSKDTGSTLLYLSAVVERSDAPLA
- a CDS encoding aminopeptidase — protein: MHDSRIDKLANLLLDHSCSLKSGEHILIEAFDLPEPNLVTALVEGAAERGAVPLVSWKNNAILRSLYRTATEASMKAAAEFEGARMKSVQAYVGIRGAYNSSQFADVPHDRMDLFQQHWWKQVHGAVRVPDTKWVVLRYPTDSFAQAANKSTSAFEDFFFDVCTADYKAMGKAQEPLVARMQAADRVRITAPGTALEFSIKDIPVIPCNGERNIPDGEVFTAPVRDSINGIIRFNTQSRYQGTVFSDIEFEFKDGKIIRAESSDTERINAILDSDEGARYCGEWSLGTNNRVREPMLDTLFDEKIGGSFHLTPGQAYEEADNGNNSRIHWDLVLIQRADYGGGDIWFDDELIRKDGHFLPADLKELNAGL
- a CDS encoding acyl-CoA dehydrogenase family protein; translation: MTSETQPGDEHEASFAETALKLGGKSSDEARRTGAIDKADDQVEALFAPQYQTVNSPAHRAVWDRGVPVELFQSTTVTLSADIQRVMDDSVTLVRKHRSANTLLDEQGKITEAVMQELASVGYWGLLVDKEFGGSGTPFAEFAPFLTRMAMADPTIAGLASVHGCIGAVDPVRTFGTAEQKQRFLPGLADGSRLSAFALTEPCAGSDLTALRTCAVLDGDDYVVNGEKLFITNVVPGRTIGLVCLIENRPAVLIVDLPKTENEHFQLRKYGLWALKQTYNRGIIFNDFHVPAENLLQPTRGDGLTIAYHGLNLGRVALCANAAGTMRIMLASMIPWANFRVTYSEPIARRELVQRRMAQMAGLITACDALVAWCAGLIDRGYRGEMECIIAKIFGSEAQKHAAIELFMKTHGGRSFLHGHLLGDNVHEYLAPCIYEGEGEMLGMAFFKSLVKHHGKTYFEPVGKALAAAGIKKMNPLNPAHIWALKSVAFPYLKWLVARRLLPTAKSELPTMPPVLARHAEFACNALQDMALEISNTMSKFQLSLADRQCRMAELSLRCQSLITVLCTALYGARQSDEIVRDAANVFCQEQIQQYTGRRPSNAYYRQVTELGAAIADGKFQSIAGLDPDEILMKYEKQ